One Natrinema sp. DC36 genomic window, CGGCACCGTACAGCTCACCGAGTACGCCGACCTCCACGGCTGCTCCTGCAAGGTCGGTCAGAGCGATCTCGACGATCTACTTCGGGACGCGGGGCTGACCGAATCTCGAGACGAACTGCTGTTCGGCGTCGGCGAGGACGCCGCCGCGCGGCGACTGACCGACGATCTGGCGCTCGTTTCGACGGTCGATTTCTTCACGCCGATCATCGACGACCCCTACGACTTCGGTCGCGTCGCAGCGTGTAACGCCGCGAGCGACGCGTTCGCGACGGGGGCCGTCGACAACCTCGACTGTCTCGTCGTCCTCGGGCTCCCACAGGAATTGACGGACACTGCACCGATGATCCTGGCCGGTATCGCCGATGCGATCGACGACATGGGCGGCGTGATCGCGGGCGGCCACACGATCGTCAGCCCGTGGCCGTTCGCCGGCGGTGCCATCTCTGCGACTGCACCGCCCGAGGCGCTGTTGACCTCACAGCGCGCGACAGCCGGAGACTCTCTCTACCTTACGAAACCGCTCGGAACGCAGTCGGCGATGGGA contains:
- the selD gene encoding selenide, water dikinase SelD, which gives rise to MSDRSDDGTVQLTEYADLHGCSCKVGQSDLDDLLRDAGLTESRDELLFGVGEDAAARRLTDDLALVSTVDFFTPIIDDPYDFGRVAACNAASDAFATGAVDNLDCLVVLGLPQELTDTAPMILAGIADAIDDMGGVIAGGHTIVSPWPFAGGAISATAPPEALLTSQRATAGDSLYLTKPLGTQSAMGGLRVSDDEFADVVAEATERSVQKIGDEALAWMTTPNRAAAMASRDVATAATDITGFGLVGQAQVLADNADVGIEVTKLPIIEGTDDLSSLFGYGLKDGESAETSGGLLLSIPESRTPTLESRLDGADVFYRRIGRVTDGNGVSLRDPTIEPISREKRDN